One Sphingomicrobium marinum genomic window carries:
- a CDS encoding transketolase family protein: MSTDIAALSALETRLRWLASWTIHNANHLRPKADGVKVGGHQASSASMSAIMAALYFHALGPNDRVAVKPHAGPVLHAIHYLLGNQAREKLEAFRGLGGAQSYPSRTKDTIPVDFSTGSVGLGVAITLFASLMQDYLTAHGKIAEEDRGRFVALIGDAELDEGNIYEAIIEGYKHDVRNLWWIVDYNRQSLDATSTDRMFERFDEIFASCGWRTVEIRYGKKLKKALQAKGGKPVKDWLESLPNADFSALHYQGGAAWRARIKADLGKKGDAFLSAHKDDEALGDLMLDLGGHCMETLVEAFDEAKKDDTPTFFIAWTVKGFGMPFAGHKDNHAGLMNPKQIAAMRDSMGIAEGDEWEPLAGLGDNMRPKAEAVLEATRIKQEKRNRSFGTVTIPNLPAPEGNEQSTQAAFGRILMDLSKAGGELADRIVTTSPDVTVSTNLGAWVNQRGLFRRRDVEDVFAKAKIPSAQKWGASNQGQHIELGIAESNLFLMLAAAGLSGDLFDERLFPIGTLYDPFIARGLDSLNYGCYQDARFLLVATPSGLTLAPEGGAHQSINPPLIALGQPGLRHYEPAYADELAAMMHEAFRLIDDPDGESTYLRLSTRPVEQVARDNDDWKDGALQGGYWLKEPAEGAEAAIVAMGALMPEALAAYEELSADIPGLGLLNVTSPDLLHRSWTAAQAARWGGERAPSHVEQLLGRLAPGAGLVTLCDAAPASLSWLGGVLGQRVAPLGVEKFGQTGNLAELYATYRLDGDAITEAMAEILLTPS; encoded by the coding sequence ATGAGCACCGACATCGCCGCACTCAGCGCGCTGGAAACCCGCCTGCGCTGGCTCGCCAGCTGGACCATCCACAACGCCAATCACCTCCGGCCCAAGGCGGACGGCGTGAAGGTCGGCGGCCACCAGGCCTCGAGCGCGTCGATGAGCGCGATCATGGCGGCGCTCTATTTCCACGCGCTGGGTCCCAACGACCGCGTCGCGGTGAAGCCGCACGCCGGGCCGGTTCTGCATGCGATCCACTACCTGCTGGGCAACCAAGCCCGCGAAAAGCTGGAAGCCTTCCGCGGGCTTGGCGGGGCGCAAAGCTATCCCAGCCGCACCAAAGACACGATTCCCGTCGATTTCTCGACCGGGTCGGTGGGGCTCGGCGTTGCCATCACCCTCTTTGCCAGCCTGATGCAGGATTATCTCACCGCGCACGGCAAGATAGCCGAGGAGGATCGCGGCCGCTTCGTTGCGCTGATTGGCGATGCCGAGCTCGACGAAGGAAACATCTACGAAGCCATCATCGAGGGCTACAAACACGACGTGCGCAACCTGTGGTGGATCGTCGACTATAACCGACAGAGCCTCGATGCGACCTCGACCGATCGCATGTTCGAACGCTTCGACGAGATCTTTGCAAGCTGCGGCTGGCGCACGGTGGAAATCCGCTACGGCAAAAAGCTCAAGAAAGCGCTGCAAGCCAAGGGCGGCAAGCCCGTCAAGGACTGGCTCGAAAGCCTGCCCAACGCCGATTTTTCCGCGTTGCATTATCAGGGCGGCGCCGCATGGCGCGCGCGGATCAAGGCTGACCTTGGGAAGAAAGGCGATGCCTTCCTGTCGGCGCATAAGGATGACGAAGCGCTGGGCGACCTCATGCTCGATCTTGGCGGGCACTGCATGGAAACGCTGGTTGAGGCGTTCGACGAAGCCAAGAAGGATGACACCCCGACTTTCTTCATCGCGTGGACGGTCAAGGGCTTCGGCATGCCTTTTGCGGGGCATAAGGACAATCACGCCGGGCTAATGAACCCCAAACAGATCGCGGCGATGCGCGACAGCATGGGGATAGCGGAAGGCGATGAATGGGAACCGCTCGCCGGGCTTGGCGACAATATGCGCCCCAAGGCAGAAGCGGTGCTGGAAGCGACGCGGATCAAGCAGGAAAAACGAAATCGTTCGTTCGGCACGGTAACGATCCCCAATCTTCCTGCGCCCGAAGGCAACGAGCAATCCACGCAGGCCGCGTTCGGACGCATTCTCATGGATTTGAGCAAGGCTGGCGGCGAGCTCGCCGATCGCATCGTCACCACCTCGCCCGACGTTACCGTCTCGACCAATCTTGGCGCATGGGTGAACCAGCGCGGCCTGTTCCGCCGCCGCGATGTCGAGGACGTGTTCGCCAAGGCAAAGATTCCCAGCGCGCAAAAGTGGGGTGCGAGCAACCAAGGCCAGCACATCGAACTTGGGATCGCCGAATCCAACCTGTTCCTGATGCTGGCCGCCGCCGGTCTCTCCGGCGACCTGTTCGACGAGCGTCTCTTTCCCATCGGCACGCTCTACGACCCCTTCATCGCGCGGGGTCTCGATAGCCTCAATTACGGCTGTTACCAGGATGCCCGCTTCCTGCTCGTTGCCACCCCGTCGGGCCTGACGCTGGCACCCGAAGGCGGCGCGCACCAGTCGATCAATCCGCCGCTTATCGCGCTGGGCCAGCCGGGCCTTCGTCATTACGAACCGGCCTATGCCGACGAACTCGCGGCGATGATGCACGAAGCCTTCCGCCTGATCGACGACCCGGACGGCGAAAGCACCTACCTGCGCCTGTCGACCCGACCGGTCGAGCAGGTCGCGCGTGACAATGACGATTGGAAAGACGGCGCGCTGCAAGGCGGCTATTGGCTGAAAGAACCCGCCGAGGGCGCCGAAGCCGCGATCGTGGCGATGGGTGCGCTGATGCCCGAAGCGCTCGCCGCCTATGAAGAACTCAGCGCCGATATTCCCGGGCTTGGGCTTCTTAACGTGACATCCCCCGACCTGCTGCATCGTAGTTGGACCGCGGCGCAGGCCGCGCGTTGGGGCGGCGAACGTGCGCCCAGTCATGTCGAGCAGCTTCTTGGCCGCCTTGCACCAGGGGCAGGTCTCGTCACGCTGTGTGATGCCGCGCCCGCTTCGCTGTCATGGCTTGGCGGCGTCCTCGGGCAGCGCGTTGCGCCGCTCGGGGTCGAGAAGTTCGGGCAGACCGGCAACCTTGCCGAGCTGTACGCCACGTACCGGCTCGACGGCGACGCCATTACCGAGGCGATGGCGGAGATTCTCTTGACGCCATCTTAA
- a CDS encoding MaoC family dehydratase produces the protein MAGKFFDEWQQGEVIAHAITRTVTETDNLLFSTMTHNPQPLHLDHEAAKDTEFGQILVNSCFTFSLIVGVSVGDTTLGTLVANLGYDSMKFPKPVFIGDTIRSESEVTALRESKSRPNAGIVTWEHRGFNQRDELVCSFSRSALLLKKPS, from the coding sequence ATGGCAGGCAAATTTTTCGACGAGTGGCAGCAAGGCGAAGTCATCGCCCACGCCATCACGCGCACCGTGACCGAAACGGACAATCTCCTTTTCTCGACCATGACGCACAATCCGCAGCCGCTGCATCTCGATCACGAGGCGGCAAAGGACACCGAATTCGGGCAAATTCTGGTCAACAGCTGTTTCACCTTCAGCCTGATCGTGGGGGTGTCGGTGGGCGATACGACGCTGGGGACGCTGGTCGCGAACCTTGGCTACGACAGCATGAAATTTCCCAAGCCCGTCTTCATCGGCGACACGATCCGCAGCGAAAGCGAAGTGACCGCGCTGCGCGAGAGCAAGTCGCGCCCGAACGCGGGGATCGTGACTTGGGAACATCGCGGCTTCAACCAGCGCGATGAACTGGTGTGTAGCTTTTCGCGCTCCGCCCTGCTCCTGAAAAAGCCGTCATGA
- a CDS encoding HpcH/HpaI aldolase/citrate lyase family protein encodes MSVKPARSWLFVPADSEKKIAKAVQGDADAIIFDLEDSVAPARKQDARDILGNLPQRDGGPQWWLRINPIDCDHHRRDLKLLARHDLTGIVLPKAESGQDITHIQHSIGDIPIHAIVTETPASLFGLLSYRDAASPLTAMSWGAEDLSAALGASSKLGPDGELAFTYKLARSLCLAGAVAAGAQPVDGVFTDIRDLEGLAAEAKAAAAEGFTGKLAIHPAQVAVINDAFTPSESEIAHAKAVVDAFKADPNAGVLDVGGKMVDRPHLVQAMNLLERRR; translated from the coding sequence ATGAGCGTGAAGCCTGCGCGCAGCTGGCTGTTCGTTCCCGCCGACAGCGAAAAAAAGATCGCCAAGGCGGTTCAAGGCGATGCCGACGCCATCATCTTCGACCTTGAGGACAGCGTTGCGCCCGCCCGCAAGCAGGATGCCCGCGATATCCTCGGCAACCTGCCGCAGCGCGACGGCGGCCCGCAATGGTGGCTTCGCATCAACCCGATCGACTGCGACCATCATCGCCGCGACCTGAAACTACTGGCGCGCCATGACCTGACCGGCATCGTTTTGCCCAAGGCCGAGAGCGGTCAGGACATTACGCATATCCAGCATTCGATCGGCGACATTCCGATCCACGCCATCGTCACCGAAACGCCCGCCAGCCTGTTTGGCCTGCTGTCCTACCGCGATGCCGCCAGCCCGCTCACCGCGATGAGCTGGGGCGCCGAAGACCTGTCGGCCGCGTTGGGGGCGAGCTCCAAGCTTGGCCCCGACGGCGAATTGGCGTTCACTTACAAGCTCGCGCGTTCGCTATGCCTGGCTGGCGCCGTCGCCGCAGGTGCGCAGCCGGTGGACGGCGTTTTTACCGACATTCGCGATCTCGAAGGCCTCGCTGCCGAAGCCAAGGCGGCCGCAGCCGAAGGATTTACCGGCAAACTTGCGATCCATCCCGCACAGGTCGCGGTGATCAATGACGCCTTCACCCCGAGCGAAAGCGAGATCGCCCATGCCAAGGCGGTGGTCGATGCCTTCAAGGCCGATCCGAACGCCGGCGTTCTCGATGTCGGCGGCAAGATGGTCGACAGGCCCCACCTCGTCCAGGCGATGAACCTGCTCGAACGGCGACGCTGA
- a CDS encoding DASS family sodium-coupled anion symporter: MSLFERSARLGICAALGLILWFWPVPAGVEPDGWRVLAVFAATILGLLLRPFAMSTVVLFGLLVLVVTQTIGEDSRSSLEAALVGFSNTTVWLVVAAFLIAGSVIRTGLGRRIALTLVNRLGQNERGLAYGIGFAELLLAPVIPSNTARGGGIVAPVVDAVSKSVGEGRDSDEARAVGRYLVFAGAHFNLITAAMFLTAMAANPLVAEAAGDVAGIDFTWGTWALGAIVPGLVAIALLPVFLHLVIKPPRIDGAAARTTAQEQLTAMGPRKREETILISVLIGLVALWATGPLHGLHVTVVALLGIAVLLATGAERWRDLAATWGAWDALIWLGGLLTMANLLRDTGVISWFASAAATVFDGYAGMTVAIGLALIYFYSMYGFSMLTGHISAMVGAFLVIAVAADAPPLLMVAMLAYFSNLCGCLTHYSTGPVVIYFGLGYHTVPDWFRVGFFVSLFHMVVWLGVGLPWWKFLGWW, encoded by the coding sequence ATGTCATTATTCGAACGATCGGCACGGCTCGGCATTTGCGCCGCGCTGGGGCTGATCCTGTGGTTCTGGCCGGTTCCGGCAGGCGTCGAACCCGATGGCTGGCGCGTACTTGCCGTGTTTGCGGCCACCATCCTCGGCTTGCTGCTCCGCCCATTTGCGATGTCGACCGTGGTTCTGTTCGGGCTGCTCGTCCTCGTCGTGACACAGACAATCGGCGAAGACTCGCGCTCATCGCTCGAAGCCGCATTGGTGGGGTTCTCCAACACCACCGTCTGGCTGGTGGTCGCCGCCTTCCTCATCGCGGGATCGGTCATCCGCACGGGGCTGGGACGCCGCATTGCGCTGACGCTCGTCAACCGGCTGGGCCAGAACGAGCGCGGGCTCGCCTACGGCATCGGTTTTGCCGAGCTTCTGCTGGCGCCCGTCATCCCGTCCAACACGGCGCGCGGCGGCGGCATCGTTGCCCCTGTCGTGGATGCCGTCAGCAAGTCGGTCGGCGAAGGCCGCGATTCTGACGAAGCGCGGGCGGTCGGGCGCTACCTCGTTTTTGCCGGCGCGCACTTCAATCTCATCACGGCAGCGATGTTCCTTACCGCCATGGCGGCCAATCCGCTGGTCGCCGAGGCTGCAGGCGATGTCGCGGGCATCGACTTTACCTGGGGCACATGGGCGCTGGGGGCGATCGTACCCGGGCTTGTCGCCATCGCGCTGCTGCCGGTCTTCCTGCACCTCGTCATCAAGCCGCCGCGGATCGACGGTGCCGCCGCCCGGACCACGGCGCAGGAACAGCTAACGGCGATGGGGCCGCGCAAACGGGAAGAAACCATCCTCATCAGCGTACTGATCGGGTTGGTGGCGCTGTGGGCGACCGGCCCGCTGCACGGGCTCCACGTCACCGTTGTCGCCTTGCTGGGGATAGCCGTACTGCTGGCCACCGGCGCTGAACGATGGCGCGATCTGGCGGCGACGTGGGGCGCGTGGGATGCGCTGATCTGGCTTGGCGGCCTGCTGACCATGGCCAACCTGCTGCGCGATACCGGGGTGATCTCCTGGTTCGCAAGCGCTGCTGCCACGGTCTTTGACGGCTATGCCGGCATGACGGTCGCGATCGGCCTGGCGCTCATCTACTTCTATTCGATGTACGGCTTTTCGATGCTGACGGGACATATCAGCGCGATGGTCGGCGCCTTCCTCGTGATCGCGGTCGCCGCCGATGCGCCGCCGCTGCTGATGGTCGCCATGCTCGCCTATTTCTCGAACCTTTGCGGTTGCCTGACGCATTATTCGACCGGCCCGGTCGTGATCTATTTCGGGCTCGGCTATCACACCGTGCCCGACTGGTTCCGCGTCGGCTTTTTCGTCTCGCTGTTCCACATGGTCGTCTGGCTGGGCGTCGGCCTGCCCTGGTGGAAATTTCTCGGCTGGTGGTAA
- a CDS encoding NAD(P)-dependent alcohol dehydrogenase, with translation MPTKAFGWGVESASDTVHPIHFERRDLRPNDVAIKISHCGICHSDLHFAHDDWGMSHYPMIPGHEIVGVVTDVGPDVRSYAKGDRVAVGCLVDSCQKCEYCKGGQETFCVEGSTFTYGVPDRHGELTQGGYSDHIVVREEFVCKVPDSLDMAQAAPLMCAGITTYSPLKRWGVKDGDKVAVAGLGGLGHMAVKIAAAMGADVTVLTTSPEKADAALKVGASDVLVSTDEEAMQAAARRFDLIIDTIPVAHEVDPYATLLRPNGTMVIVGALEQLPSFSGFNLIFGNRAIAGSAIGGLPETQEMLDFCAEHGIVPEIEVIKGDEIGEAWETLGKGDIPHRFVIDVEGSAKE, from the coding sequence ATGCCGACCAAAGCTTTTGGCTGGGGCGTGGAAAGCGCCAGCGATACCGTCCATCCCATTCACTTCGAACGGCGCGACCTACGGCCCAACGATGTCGCCATCAAGATCAGCCATTGCGGCATCTGCCATAGCGACCTTCATTTCGCGCACGACGATTGGGGGATGAGCCACTATCCGATGATTCCCGGTCACGAAATCGTCGGGGTGGTCACCGATGTCGGACCCGATGTCAGAAGCTATGCCAAGGGTGACCGCGTCGCCGTCGGCTGCCTCGTCGACAGTTGCCAGAAGTGCGAATATTGCAAAGGCGGACAGGAAACATTCTGCGTCGAAGGGTCGACCTTCACCTACGGCGTGCCCGATCGTCACGGCGAACTCACGCAGGGCGGCTATTCGGATCATATCGTCGTGCGCGAAGAATTCGTCTGCAAGGTCCCCGACAGCCTCGACATGGCGCAGGCCGCCCCGTTGATGTGCGCGGGAATCACCACCTATTCGCCGCTGAAGCGCTGGGGCGTAAAGGACGGCGACAAGGTCGCGGTCGCAGGGCTCGGCGGGCTCGGCCACATGGCGGTGAAGATCGCGGCCGCGATGGGCGCCGACGTGACCGTGCTGACGACGTCTCCGGAAAAAGCCGACGCCGCGCTCAAGGTCGGCGCCAGCGACGTGCTCGTCTCGACCGACGAGGAAGCGATGCAAGCGGCGGCGAGGCGGTTCGACCTGATCATCGACACGATCCCCGTAGCGCATGAAGTCGATCCCTACGCTACGTTGCTGCGGCCCAACGGCACGATGGTCATCGTCGGTGCGCTGGAGCAGCTACCGAGCTTTTCGGGCTTCAACCTCATTTTCGGCAACCGCGCAATCGCGGGCTCGGCAATCGGCGGGCTCCCGGAGACGCAGGAGATGCTCGATTTCTGCGCCGAGCACGGCATCGTGCCCGAGATCGAAGTCATCAAGGGCGATGAGATTGGTGAGGCTTGGGAGACGCTGGGCAAGGGCGACATCCCGCATCGCTTCGTGATCGACGTCGAAGGCAGCGCCAAGGAGTAA
- a CDS encoding DUF3833 family protein, whose product MKRIIGWLAVAASLIAFLALSLPAIMQSRLPEVELPMPIGQPDFDPIRFFEGATKGEGTLYIIDGSVIPVRVESTGEKSEDGSLQLTQSIREGDKPPRTRSWTLRETGKGEYVAALSDARGTVEAHVEGNRMTIDYKTGSERIHQVLVLNPDRRTVSNRLDAYKWGLNVARLEETITQR is encoded by the coding sequence ATGAAGCGTATCATCGGATGGCTGGCCGTTGCGGCCAGTCTCATCGCCTTCCTCGCATTGTCGCTTCCGGCGATCATGCAAAGCCGTCTGCCCGAGGTGGAATTGCCGATGCCCATCGGCCAACCCGATTTCGATCCGATCCGCTTTTTCGAAGGCGCGACGAAGGGGGAAGGCACGTTGTACATCATCGACGGCAGCGTCATCCCGGTCCGAGTCGAGAGTACCGGCGAGAAATCGGAAGACGGCAGCCTTCAACTCACCCAGAGTATCCGCGAAGGCGACAAGCCGCCGCGCACGCGAAGCTGGACCCTGCGTGAAACCGGAAAAGGTGAGTATGTCGCCGCGCTCAGCGATGCGCGCGGAACCGTCGAGGCGCATGTCGAAGGCAACCGCATGACGATCGACTATAAAACGGGTAGCGAACGCATCCACCAGGTCCTCGTCCTCAACCCGGACCGCCGCACGGTCTCCAATCGCCTCGATGCCTACAAATGGGGGTTGAATGTCGCGCGGCTCGAAGAAACAATAACCCAACGATAG
- a CDS encoding MFS transporter, whose protein sequence is MNEQSGAATAGAPKPWSMKRVVIASSAGTAFEWYDFFIFGALASTIGTVFFTGLGETAGVIAALGLFAAGFAFRPLGAIIFGAMGDRVGRKATFLTTVSLMGGATFAIGLLPTYAQAGIIAPILLIILRICQGTALGGEYGGAAIYVAEHADDDKRGAATGWIQSSAAFGLIAALLVIYFTRTTVGEEAFLEWGWRIPFLVSVLLLFISVWMRLKLSESPAFQKLQAEGEVTKTPLREAFAEKESLKQVLTAFFAFMAAQGALWYCAFFYVQVFLERNLGVPGAEVNWIILLVTVISAPLYVFFGWLSDRVGRKPVMVGGMILGLVAFWPGFHAIADAVNPRLAAAQEAAPVVVETDLDSCSVQFDLIGKAEFTTPCDIASKTLSAEGVSYTRVASSDGNTVVRVGDAALPVSDDASAIPAALVDAGYPASANPDEIQKGTLYFWLIVFTVAATALYGPQAAALVEMFPTRTRYTAMSLPYHIGTGWVGGFLPVTAFAIVAATGDIYAGLWYPIFFIALSIVCSLLFWKERHGRPLH, encoded by the coding sequence ATGAACGAACAGTCCGGCGCCGCTACGGCAGGCGCGCCCAAACCCTGGTCGATGAAACGCGTGGTGATCGCCTCGTCGGCGGGCACTGCCTTCGAATGGTACGACTTTTTCATATTCGGCGCGCTGGCCAGCACGATCGGAACCGTCTTTTTCACCGGGCTTGGCGAAACCGCCGGCGTCATCGCCGCGCTGGGCTTGTTCGCCGCCGGCTTTGCCTTCCGCCCACTGGGCGCGATCATCTTCGGCGCAATGGGCGACCGGGTGGGACGCAAAGCGACCTTCCTCACCACCGTCAGCCTCATGGGCGGCGCGACCTTCGCGATCGGGCTGCTTCCGACTTACGCACAGGCGGGTATCATCGCCCCCATCCTGCTGATCATCCTGCGGATCTGCCAGGGAACAGCGCTCGGCGGCGAATATGGCGGCGCAGCGATCTACGTCGCCGAACATGCCGATGACGACAAGCGCGGCGCGGCGACCGGCTGGATTCAGTCGAGCGCCGCCTTCGGCCTGATCGCCGCGCTGCTCGTCATCTATTTCACCCGCACCACGGTCGGCGAAGAAGCCTTCCTCGAATGGGGCTGGCGCATCCCCTTCCTCGTGTCGGTGCTGCTCCTCTTCATCTCGGTCTGGATGCGGCTGAAATTGTCGGAGAGCCCGGCCTTCCAGAAGCTTCAGGCCGAAGGCGAAGTCACCAAGACACCGCTGCGCGAAGCATTTGCCGAGAAGGAAAGCCTCAAACAGGTGCTGACCGCCTTCTTCGCCTTCATGGCGGCGCAGGGGGCGCTCTGGTACTGCGCCTTTTTCTACGTGCAGGTCTTCCTCGAACGAAATCTCGGCGTGCCGGGGGCAGAGGTGAACTGGATCATCCTTCTTGTCACCGTAATCTCCGCGCCGCTCTACGTATTCTTCGGCTGGCTCAGCGACCGCGTGGGACGCAAACCCGTTATGGTGGGCGGCATGATCCTCGGCCTCGTCGCCTTCTGGCCGGGCTTCCATGCGATTGCGGACGCGGTGAATCCGCGGCTTGCCGCGGCGCAGGAGGCTGCGCCCGTCGTGGTCGAAACCGATCTCGACAGCTGTTCAGTGCAGTTCGACCTCATCGGCAAGGCGGAATTCACCACGCCCTGCGACATCGCCTCCAAGACGCTGTCCGCCGAGGGCGTCAGCTATACCCGCGTCGCCAGCAGCGACGGCAACACGGTCGTACGCGTGGGCGATGCCGCGCTGCCCGTCAGCGACGATGCGAGCGCCATCCCGGCGGCGCTGGTCGATGCCGGCTATCCCGCGAGCGCCAATCCCGACGAGATCCAGAAAGGCACGCTCTATTTCTGGCTGATCGTGTTCACGGTCGCAGCGACCGCGCTCTACGGCCCGCAGGCCGCCGCATTGGTCGAGATGTTCCCGACGCGCACGCGCTACACCGCGATGAGCCTGCCCTATCATATCGGCACCGGCTGGGTCGGCGGGTTCCTGCCCGTCACCGCCTTCGCGATCGTGGCAGCGACCGGCGATATCTACGCGGGCCTATGGTACCCGATCTTCTTCATCGCGCTGAGCATCGTCTGCTCGCTACTGTTCTGGAAGGAAAGGCATGGCCGTCCCCTCCACTAG
- the eda gene encoding bifunctional 4-hydroxy-2-oxoglutarate aldolase/2-dehydro-3-deoxy-phosphogluconate aldolase, whose amino-acid sequence MSIRDIMEAAPVIPVLVLDGSVDPIELAQVLVENGLPVIEVTLRTEEALPAIEEMSRVEGAIVGAGTVLNAVDLYEAVDYGARFIVSPGLTDGVVRAAVDKRVPILPGVANAGDIMRGLDLGLDHFKFFPAEAAGGLKALKALTGPFGGVHFCPTGGIREDTAEDWLSHPNVLCVGGSWILPSGETDLDRVARRAQKAAGLSR is encoded by the coding sequence ATGAGCATTCGCGATATCATGGAAGCCGCGCCGGTCATTCCGGTACTGGTGCTCGACGGTAGCGTCGATCCGATCGAACTGGCGCAGGTGCTGGTCGAAAACGGGCTGCCCGTCATCGAGGTGACGCTGCGCACCGAGGAAGCGCTGCCCGCGATCGAGGAGATGTCGCGGGTCGAAGGCGCCATCGTGGGTGCGGGCACCGTGCTTAACGCCGTCGACCTCTATGAGGCCGTCGACTACGGCGCGCGCTTTATCGTCTCGCCGGGACTGACTGACGGCGTCGTGCGCGCTGCTGTCGACAAGCGCGTCCCGATCCTGCCGGGCGTCGCCAATGCCGGCGACATCATGCGCGGGCTCGATCTCGGGCTCGATCATTTCAAATTCTTCCCGGCCGAAGCGGCGGGGGGCTTGAAGGCATTGAAGGCGCTCACCGGACCGTTTGGCGGCGTCCATTTCTGCCCCACCGGCGGCATCAGGGAAGACACGGCCGAAGACTGGCTCTCGCACCCCAACGTGCTGTGCGTCGGCGGCAGTTGGATCCTGCCTTCGGGCGAAACCGATCTCGACCGCGTGGCCCGGCGTGCCCAGAAGGCTGCCGGGCTCAGCCGCTAG
- the glk gene encoding glucokinase, giving the protein MSQTIAVADVGGTHARFAIAEIEDGTVVSLGEPITMGTNDHASFQTAWRHFCEVNPGDEPKSLSVAFAGPVDGEVLKLTNNPWVIRPALAQEKLDVEHFVIVNDFAAVAHAVGALGDEHFDHVTGPEGPFPDDGVTTIVGPGTGLGVAQLLKTADGHMHVIATEGGHIDFAPLDSLEDKILQRMRRDLRRVSVERIACGSGLANIYEALGAMEGKAVPDLDDKELWTRAIEGKDPLAAAALDRFFLTLGAVCGDLALAHGSNAVVLAGGLGYRIRHLFRNSGFADRFIAKGRFERRMEQIPVKLVTHPQAGLFGAAVAFAKEHA; this is encoded by the coding sequence TTGAGCCAGACCATTGCCGTCGCCGATGTCGGCGGAACGCACGCCCGCTTCGCCATCGCCGAGATCGAGGATGGCACCGTCGTCAGTCTTGGCGAACCGATCACGATGGGCACCAACGACCATGCCAGCTTCCAGACGGCATGGCGCCATTTTTGCGAGGTCAATCCGGGCGACGAACCCAAGTCTTTGAGCGTCGCCTTTGCCGGCCCGGTCGATGGTGAGGTGCTAAAGCTTACCAACAACCCATGGGTGATCCGCCCCGCGCTGGCGCAGGAAAAACTGGATGTCGAACATTTCGTCATCGTCAATGACTTTGCGGCGGTCGCCCACGCGGTGGGTGCGCTGGGCGATGAACATTTCGATCATGTCACCGGCCCTGAAGGCCCATTTCCCGATGATGGTGTGACCACCATCGTCGGCCCCGGCACGGGGCTCGGCGTTGCGCAGCTGTTGAAAACGGCAGACGGCCACATGCACGTCATCGCGACAGAGGGCGGCCATATTGATTTTGCGCCGCTCGACAGCCTCGAGGACAAGATTCTCCAGCGCATGCGACGCGATCTGCGCCGCGTCTCGGTGGAGCGCATTGCGTGCGGCTCTGGCCTCGCCAATATTTACGAAGCGCTCGGCGCGATGGAGGGGAAAGCGGTCCCCGATCTCGACGACAAGGAACTTTGGACGCGGGCTATCGAGGGCAAGGATCCGCTTGCAGCCGCGGCGCTCGACCGCTTTTTCCTGACGCTCGGCGCGGTGTGTGGTGACCTCGCGCTGGCGCACGGGTCGAACGCCGTCGTGCTCGCGGGCGGGCTCGGCTATCGCATCCGCCACCTGTTCAGGAACTCGGGGTTTGCCGACCGCTTCATCGCCAAGGGCCGCTTCGAACGCCGAATGGAGCAGATCCCGGTCAAACTGGTCACCCATCCGCAGGCCGGCCTCTTCGGCGCCGCGGTCGCCTTCGCCAAGGAGCATGCATGA